The Planctomycetota bacterium genome includes a window with the following:
- a CDS encoding aminopeptidase: MPDGEIFTGPVEQSAEGRIRFSYPVCYRGKEVEDVHLEFEKGRVVKATAGKNEKFLRQMIALDAGASRVGELGIGTNFGIQRFIKNILFDEKIGGTVHLALGRSYAETGGRNKSALHWDMISDLRRGGRIEADGRVIQADGRFRL, from the coding sequence CGTCGAACAAAGTGCCGAAGGCCGCATCCGTTTCTCGTACCCGGTCTGCTACCGGGGGAAAGAAGTCGAGGACGTGCACCTCGAGTTCGAGAAGGGGCGGGTGGTGAAGGCGACGGCGGGGAAGAATGAGAAGTTTCTGCGGCAAATGATCGCCCTCGATGCCGGGGCGAGCCGGGTCGGCGAACTCGGGATCGGGACGAACTTCGGCATCCAGCGATTCATCAAGAACATCCTGTTTGACGAGAAGATCGGGGGGACGGTGCACCTGGCGCTCGGCAGGTCGTATGCCGAAACGGGCGGGCGCAATAAGTCGGCGCTGCATTGGGACATGATCTCGGACCTGAGGCGCGGGGGGAGGATCGAGGCGGATGGGCGGGTGATCCAGGCGGACGGGCGGTTCCGGCTGTGA
- a CDS encoding radical SAM protein — MAPQRQRVDNLRGLERLQVPCRVCPRKCGVDRSAGERGTCGAPAGAVVASAEPHFGEEACLVGRGGSGTIFLAGCNLRCVFCQNYDISHFIVGQPMDTAALVQLMLALEGHGCENINFVTPTHVSPALAAAIVEARGRGLRVPIVWNSGGYESVEVLRLLEGLVEIYMPDFKFIRPESAERYLAAADYPERAREAIREMHRQVGDLVVEDGVARRGLVVRHLVMPGGAEESREILDFLASFSPRTFVNVMDQYRPAGLVVEPRQRATAGVAQPGARPARVAGPEGRSKFSELARRSALDDVSEARAHARRLGLRLAD; from the coding sequence GTGGCACCCCAAAGACAGCGGGTTGACAACCTGAGGGGGCTGGAGCGATTGCAGGTTCCCTGCCGGGTGTGTCCGCGGAAGTGCGGCGTGGACCGGTCGGCGGGGGAGCGGGGCACGTGCGGGGCGCCGGCGGGGGCGGTCGTCGCGAGCGCGGAGCCTCACTTCGGCGAAGAGGCGTGCCTCGTCGGCCGCGGCGGAAGCGGGACAATCTTCCTGGCGGGCTGCAACCTGCGGTGCGTGTTCTGCCAGAACTACGACATCAGCCACTTCATCGTTGGTCAGCCGATGGATACGGCAGCCCTTGTGCAGTTGATGCTGGCGCTCGAGGGGCACGGGTGCGAGAACATCAATTTCGTGACGCCGACGCACGTGTCGCCGGCGCTTGCCGCGGCGATCGTCGAAGCGCGCGGGCGCGGCTTGCGCGTGCCGATCGTGTGGAACTCGGGCGGCTACGAGTCGGTCGAGGTGCTGCGGCTGCTGGAGGGGCTGGTCGAGATCTACATGCCGGACTTCAAGTTCATCCGGCCCGAGAGCGCGGAGCGGTATTTGGCGGCGGCGGATTATCCGGAGCGGGCGCGGGAGGCGATTCGCGAGATGCACCGCCAGGTGGGGGACCTCGTGGTGGAGGATGGGGTGGCGAGGCGGGGCCTCGTGGTGCGGCACCTCGTGATGCCGGGGGGCGCGGAGGAGAGCCGGGAGATTCTGGACTTTCTCGCGTCATTTTCGCCGCGGACGTTCGTCAACGTGATGGATCAGTACAGGCCGGCGGGGCTCGTGGTCGAGCCGCGGCAGCGGGCCACGGCGGGCGTAGCCCAGCCAGGGGCTCGCCCTGCCAGGGTGGCGGGGCCGGAAGGGCGGTCAAAATTTTCCGAATTGGCGAGGCGGTCGGCCCTGGACGACGTTTCCGAGGCACGGGCCCACGCGCGGCGGCTGGGTCTGCGGCTGGCGGATTAG